A DNA window from Novosphingobium sp. RL4 contains the following coding sequences:
- a CDS encoding PA0069 family radical SAM protein, whose product MERIKGRGATNNQSSTRFNLTSSEADGDWLDEVDQIDGPRPKRATTVTILHPKTILSFNKSPDIPFDRSINSYNGCEHGCIYCFARPTHAYHDLSPGLDFETRLFAKPQAASLLRETLAKSGYRPAPIAMGTNTDPYQPIEGRYRITRAILELCLETRHPVTITTKSDRVLHDLDLIAELARLKLVAVAISVTSTDPHLSRLLEPRAATPHKRIAALGELARAGVPAHVSIAPVIPSITDQFLEDILEAASAQGIHAATWIMVRLPHEVAPLFREWLDAHFPDRAGKVMATIQSMRGGRDNDPQFFTRMRPSGVWADLFRHRFRVAMKRMGFAKPSIALDCSQFRRPSLDGQLSLL is encoded by the coding sequence ATGGAACGGATCAAGGGACGCGGCGCGACGAACAATCAAAGCAGCACTCGCTTCAACCTCACTAGTAGTGAGGCCGACGGCGACTGGCTTGATGAGGTCGATCAGATCGATGGTCCGCGCCCTAAGCGCGCGACGACAGTCACCATTCTCCATCCCAAAACGATCCTCTCATTCAACAAGTCCCCGGACATTCCGTTCGATCGCTCGATCAATTCGTACAACGGGTGTGAGCACGGCTGCATCTACTGCTTCGCACGGCCGACACATGCCTATCACGACCTCTCGCCCGGTCTCGATTTCGAAACCAGGCTCTTCGCGAAACCCCAGGCAGCCAGTCTGCTTCGCGAAACTCTGGCCAAGTCCGGCTATAGGCCCGCACCGATCGCGATGGGCACCAATACAGACCCCTATCAGCCTATCGAGGGGCGTTACCGCATCACCCGCGCCATTCTTGAGCTCTGCCTCGAAACACGCCACCCCGTGACGATCACCACGAAATCGGACCGCGTCCTGCACGATCTCGACCTGATCGCGGAACTGGCCCGGCTGAAGCTGGTGGCAGTGGCCATTTCGGTGACCAGCACGGACCCGCACCTGTCACGCCTTCTCGAACCTCGCGCCGCGACTCCGCACAAGCGGATCGCAGCGCTCGGCGAACTGGCCAGAGCCGGAGTGCCGGCCCATGTCTCGATCGCGCCGGTCATTCCCTCCATCACCGATCAGTTCCTGGAGGATATTCTGGAAGCAGCCTCCGCGCAGGGAATCCACGCCGCAACGTGGATCATGGTCCGGCTTCCTCACGAAGTCGCTCCCTTGTTCCGCGAATGGCTTGACGCTCATTTCCCCGACCGGGCCGGGAAAGTCATGGCCACTATCCAGTCGATGCGGGGCGGACGCGACAATGACCCGCAGTTCTTCACCAGGATGCGGCCGAGCGGCGTGTGGGCCGACCTTTTCCGGCATCGGTTCAGGGTTGCGATGAAGCGGATGGGCTTCGCGAAGCCGTCCATCGCGCTCGACTGTTCGCAATTTCGCCGTCCGTCGCTCGATGGCCAGCTCTCCCTGCTCTAG
- a CDS encoding enoyl-CoA hydratase/isomerase family protein, with the protein MQEPTILVDSRGDVEILTLDRPHVLNALDENMTFALRDYFAGLAERPEVRVVLLRGAGRNFCAGLDLSGWQNDASRGELQHFWRLQRSLAGLLELMRACPQPIIGLGHGAACGAGFSLLLACDVRYGAPDLRMNAAYIKIGLGGCDLGCSYFLPRIVGASVATEYMLTGRFMDAGKALQCGLLSEIAPLDSLLDRGLALAGEMLANSPMGLRLTKEGINRNLDARSLSDAMALEDRQQVMMLMSEDFSEGLAAFREKRPPKFRDR; encoded by the coding sequence ATGCAGGAACCCACCATTCTCGTAGATAGTCGCGGCGATGTGGAGATCCTCACTCTCGATCGGCCGCACGTCCTCAATGCTCTCGACGAGAACATGACCTTCGCGCTGCGAGACTATTTTGCCGGCCTGGCCGAGCGGCCCGAGGTGCGGGTGGTGCTGCTGCGCGGCGCAGGCCGGAACTTCTGCGCCGGACTGGACCTTTCCGGGTGGCAAAACGACGCATCTAGGGGCGAACTTCAGCACTTCTGGCGCCTGCAAAGGAGCCTCGCAGGGCTGCTGGAACTGATGCGCGCCTGTCCGCAGCCGATCATCGGCCTCGGCCATGGCGCGGCCTGCGGTGCGGGTTTTTCGCTCCTGCTGGCCTGCGATGTGCGATATGGCGCGCCGGACCTCAGGATGAATGCGGCCTACATCAAGATCGGCCTTGGCGGCTGTGATCTGGGATGCAGCTACTTCCTGCCCCGTATCGTGGGCGCTTCCGTCGCCACCGAATACATGCTCACCGGCCGCTTCATGGATGCCGGGAAGGCGCTGCAATGCGGCCTCCTGAGCGAGATCGCTCCGCTGGATTCCCTGCTGGATCGTGGGCTGGCGCTGGCCGGCGAAATGCTGGCCAATTCTCCGATGGGCCTGCGCCTTACGAAGGAAGGCATAAACCGCAATCTCGATGCGCGCTCCCTTTCGGACGCCATGGCGCTCGAAGACCGGCAACAGGTCATGATGTTGATGAGCGAGGATTTTTCGGAAGGACTGGCGGCCTTTCGGGAGAAGCGCCCGCCCAAGTTCCGGGATCGCTGA